One genomic region from Streptomyces sp. NBC_00582 encodes:
- a CDS encoding TetR/AcrR family transcriptional regulator, translating into MARLSRAESQERTREQLVATARELFLRDGYGVTSISDVAETAGYSKGAVYSNFRSKGHLCLAVLDDIRAQQLALLTESVLRDPGADDRLAAFAAWSEAHIGAETWTVLEVEFLTAARHDEELRREITARVTAIREALALLIDALAQELGTSPAMPPEQAAMTLLSLGIGLGLQRVADPSVPTAVLTDTLRLVLRLDR; encoded by the coding sequence ATGGCCCGTCTCAGCCGCGCCGAGAGCCAGGAACGCACGCGTGAGCAACTCGTCGCCACCGCACGGGAACTCTTCCTGCGCGACGGCTACGGCGTGACCTCGATCAGCGACGTCGCCGAGACGGCCGGCTACTCCAAGGGGGCCGTCTACTCCAACTTCCGCAGCAAGGGCCATCTGTGTCTGGCCGTCCTCGACGACATCCGCGCCCAACAGCTCGCGCTGCTCACGGAATCCGTGCTGCGGGACCCGGGCGCCGACGACCGTCTGGCGGCCTTCGCCGCCTGGAGCGAGGCCCACATCGGCGCGGAGACCTGGACCGTGCTGGAGGTGGAGTTCCTCACCGCCGCACGGCACGACGAGGAGCTCCGGCGGGAGATCACGGCCCGGGTCACAGCGATCCGCGAGGCGCTCGCCCTGCTCATCGACGCGCTGGCCCAGGAGCTGGGCACCTCACCGGCCATGCCGCCCGAGCAGGCCGCGATGACCCTGCTCAGCCTGGGCATCGGCCTCGGCCTGCAGCGCGTCGCCGACCCGTCCGTCCCCACGGCCGTTCTCACCGACACGCTGCGCCTCGTCCTGCGCCTGGACCGGTAG
- a CDS encoding patatin-like phospholipase family protein, whose product MTPTGARTTPSRGLVLGCGGTLGAAWTVGALHSLQRALRWDPRRAEVLVGTSAGAELAALLGGGVAVEELLAAQLADKDARPELVRHFAGPPRALPPRPALFPGSPELARRALRGSAPPLAGLSGLLPQGRCDSGWLAALADGLAPDGGWVPHPATWLVATDFDTGRRTVFGHPDTPPVALRDALRASWAVPGWFPPVRIGGRRYADGGILSTASADLLVPPGLDEVYVIAPMSSQSPGPRRGLGRAEALLRRVMTRTLDAECAALRAVGTEVVRLEPTPADLEVMGGNFMDPRRRLTVLEMSLRTTRALVRDRLRPTAPTAPDADPRSDARPDTRPDAWTGA is encoded by the coding sequence GTGACCCCGACGGGCGCGCGTACGACCCCTTCCCGTGGACTGGTGCTCGGCTGCGGCGGAACGCTCGGCGCGGCCTGGACGGTCGGCGCCCTGCACTCGCTCCAGCGGGCGCTGCGATGGGACCCACGGCGAGCCGAGGTGCTGGTCGGCACCTCCGCCGGGGCCGAGCTGGCCGCCCTGCTCGGCGGTGGCGTGGCGGTCGAGGAACTGCTCGCCGCGCAGCTCGCGGACAAGGACGCCCGCCCGGAGCTGGTCCGGCATTTCGCGGGCCCGCCCCGGGCGCTCCCGCCCCGGCCCGCGCTCTTCCCCGGATCACCCGAGCTGGCGCGCCGCGCCCTGCGGGGTTCGGCTCCGCCGTTGGCCGGTCTCTCCGGCCTGCTGCCCCAAGGGCGGTGCGACAGCGGGTGGTTGGCGGCCCTGGCCGACGGCCTCGCCCCCGACGGCGGCTGGGTCCCGCATCCGGCGACCTGGCTGGTGGCCACCGACTTCGACACGGGACGCCGTACCGTCTTCGGACACCCCGACACCCCGCCGGTCGCGTTGCGCGACGCACTGCGCGCGTCCTGGGCGGTCCCCGGCTGGTTCCCGCCCGTCCGTATCGGGGGCCGCCGGTATGCCGACGGCGGCATCCTGTCCACCGCGTCCGCCGACCTCCTGGTTCCCCCGGGCCTCGACGAGGTGTACGTCATCGCCCCGATGAGCTCGCAGTCCCCGGGGCCGCGCCGAGGGCTGGGCCGGGCGGAGGCGCTGCTGCGGCGGGTCATGACCCGCACCCTCGACGCGGAGTGCGCCGCGCTGCGGGCCGTCGGCACCGAGGTCGTCCGCCTCGAACCCACTCCGGCCGATCTGGAGGTAATGGGCGGCAACTTCATGGATCCCCGGCGCCGGCTCACGGTCCTGGAGATGTCCCTGCGGACCACCCGCGCGCTCGTCCGCGACCGCCTCCGCCCGACCGCCCCGACCGCCCCGGACGCCGACCCGCGCTCCGATGCCCGTCCCGACACCCGTCCCGACGCCTGGACAGGAGCCTGA
- a CDS encoding cytochrome P450, producing the protein MDNTTGLHPLPYVPGAGRPVPEADPGLVARWHADGGQLVDLLSGVREALGGIAGFRLGPGLTVLVTDPHAVQHVLARQPDRYVKRSHRARLLVGDGVLSASGEAWKRQRRLLQSQFTGTGMRRYEQRITEAARTVAARWTAYARTGETFDLGQEMRRFALDAIWRSLTGHPLDEGTARELTAVETVAAALPTLPADATDAREAVAAELARIDEVARRAIEAAREGVPGPDGPGLLHVLLDAAAERPEYTDRLIRDELVTLLVAGHETTATTLTWLHLLLDRRPDAREEALAAGAEGSAQRRQAVQALVHETLRLYPPAWILPRHAAEDDLLADHTVEAGTDVLVCPYLTHRDPELWADPEQFEPRRFTTPDGRPAHPGAYLPFGIGPRACLGLQFALRESTVFLELLLPAHEVTLHQPPSGATFGITVRPNGPTMATLRPSRS; encoded by the coding sequence GTGGACAACACAACAGGTCTCCACCCCCTTCCGTACGTTCCCGGGGCGGGGCGCCCCGTCCCGGAGGCCGATCCGGGGCTCGTGGCGCGGTGGCATGCGGACGGAGGGCAACTGGTCGACCTGTTGTCCGGGGTGCGGGAGGCGCTGGGCGGGATCGCCGGGTTCCGGCTCGGGCCGGGGCTCACCGTGCTCGTCACCGACCCGCACGCGGTCCAGCACGTCCTCGCCCGGCAACCGGACCGGTACGTCAAGCGCTCGCACCGGGCCCGTCTGCTGGTCGGCGACGGTGTCCTCTCCGCCAGTGGTGAGGCCTGGAAGCGGCAACGCCGGTTGCTGCAGTCCCAGTTCACCGGTACCGGGATGCGGCGCTACGAGCAACGGATCACCGAGGCCGCCCGGACCGTCGCAGCCCGCTGGACCGCGTACGCCCGAACCGGGGAGACCTTCGACCTCGGGCAGGAGATGCGCCGCTTCGCCCTGGACGCCATCTGGCGCTCCCTCACCGGGCACCCCCTCGACGAGGGGACCGCGCGCGAACTGACCGCGGTGGAGACCGTGGCGGCGGCCCTGCCGACCCTGCCCGCCGACGCGACCGACGCCCGGGAGGCCGTGGCCGCCGAGCTGGCGCGGATCGACGAGGTCGCCCGGCGGGCCATCGAGGCCGCCCGCGAGGGGGTGCCGGGCCCCGACGGGCCCGGCCTGCTGCACGTCCTGCTCGACGCCGCCGCCGAACGCCCGGAGTACACCGATCGGCTGATCCGCGACGAACTGGTCACGCTCCTGGTCGCCGGCCACGAGACCACCGCCACCACCCTGACCTGGCTCCACCTCCTCCTCGACCGGCGTCCGGACGCCCGTGAGGAGGCGCTGGCCGCCGGTGCGGAGGGCTCCGCGCAGCGCCGCCAGGCCGTGCAGGCGCTGGTCCACGAGACGCTCCGGCTCTACCCGCCCGCCTGGATCCTCCCGCGCCACGCCGCCGAGGACGACCTCCTCGCGGACCACACCGTCGAGGCGGGCACCGACGTCCTCGTCTGTCCGTACCTCACCCACCGGGACCCCGAACTCTGGGCGGATCCGGAGCAGTTCGAGCCCCGCCGCTTCACCACCCCGGACGGCCGCCCCGCCCACCCGGGCGCCTACCTCCCCTTCGGCATCGGCCCTCGGGCCTGTCTCGGCCTGCAGTTCGCGCTCCGCGAGTCCACGGTCTTCCTCGAACTGCTCCTCCCGGCCCATGAAGTGACGCTCCATCAGCCTCCCAGCGGCGCGACCTTCGGCATCACGGTCCGCCCGAACGGTCCGACCATGGCCACGCTGCGGCCGTCCCGCTCGTGA
- a CDS encoding nuclear transport factor 2 family protein, with protein MTSHDPDPLERLLAERACERLILEFVRRLDLGDPSTVCDLFTPDGTWEWPHDSRRVEGREALRAYFGSRPADRLSRRVCTNILVTVDSPETATATTYFATYRVDGHTEGTFVAPRLPANIGHYEDTFRKADGTWLLATRTLHLAFGGPTERLTPLDRPA; from the coding sequence ATGACCTCGCATGATCCCGACCCCTTGGAGCGGCTTCTCGCGGAACGCGCCTGCGAGCGGCTGATTCTCGAGTTCGTCCGCCGTCTCGACCTCGGCGATCCGAGCACCGTCTGCGACCTCTTCACCCCCGACGGCACCTGGGAATGGCCGCACGACTCCCGGCGCGTCGAAGGCCGCGAGGCCCTGCGCGCGTACTTCGGCTCCCGGCCGGCCGATCGTCTCTCGCGCCGCGTCTGCACCAACATCCTCGTCACCGTCGACTCCCCCGAGACGGCCACGGCCACCACCTACTTCGCGACGTACCGGGTCGACGGCCACACCGAGGGAACGTTCGTCGCGCCCCGTCTCCCCGCCAACATCGGCCATTACGAGGACACCTTCCGCAAGGCCGACGGCACCTGGCTCCTCGCCACCCGCACCCTGCACCTCGCCTTCGGCGGCCCGACGGAACGCCTCACCCCGCTGGACCGGCCTGCCTGA
- a CDS encoding flavin-containing monooxygenase translates to MPTPGQEPEMPHSERPPTVSSPRPRSVEALIIGSGLSGIGAAVALRRAGVRDLVLVEKADDLGGTWRDNTYPGCACDVPSALYSYSFAPNPEWTRAFAGQPEIRAYLRDTAAAYGITPLIRFGTEAIRARWDPREARWRVETTRGPYLARFLVAAAGPWHEPLLPDIPGLADFPGEVFHSARWRHDHDLTGARVAVVGSGASAVQFVPAIQPRVARLHLFQRTAQWVLPKPDHHVPHAERRLLRSLPMAGRALRGAEYAALEALGIGFRHPSLLRAVQKVGALHLRASVRDPRLRRALTPDYTLGCKRLLLSNTYYPALTRSNVTVHPTAVRAVDGHRVIGADGSTADVDTIILGTGFHILDMPIAGRVVDADGVSLDDHWKGSPDAYLGTTVTRFPNAFLLLGPHLGTGHSSAYTILEAQLAHMTGAIRHLRATGRTTLEVRPEVQAAFGAEVQQALPSTVYNAGGCSSYYLDGNGLNSFSWPWSTGRLRRRLAHFDPEAYDIA, encoded by the coding sequence ATGCCGACGCCCGGACAGGAGCCCGAGATGCCGCACTCCGAGCGCCCCCCGACCGTGTCGAGCCCCCGGCCGCGCTCCGTCGAGGCGCTGATCATCGGCAGTGGTCTGTCCGGCATCGGGGCGGCCGTCGCGCTGCGCCGGGCCGGTGTGCGCGACCTCGTCCTCGTCGAGAAGGCGGACGACCTGGGCGGCACCTGGCGGGACAACACCTACCCGGGGTGCGCCTGTGACGTCCCCTCCGCCCTCTACTCGTACTCCTTCGCGCCGAACCCCGAATGGACCCGGGCCTTCGCCGGCCAGCCCGAGATCCGCGCGTACCTCCGCGACACGGCGGCCGCGTACGGCATCACGCCCCTCATCCGCTTCGGCACCGAGGCGATCCGCGCGCGGTGGGACCCCCGGGAGGCCCGCTGGCGGGTCGAGACGACCCGGGGCCCGTATCTCGCGCGCTTCCTCGTCGCGGCGGCGGGACCCTGGCACGAACCCCTGCTCCCCGACATCCCCGGGCTGGCCGATTTCCCCGGCGAGGTCTTCCACTCCGCGCGCTGGCGCCACGACCACGACCTGACCGGCGCACGCGTCGCCGTCGTCGGCAGCGGGGCGTCCGCCGTGCAGTTCGTGCCCGCCATCCAGCCGCGGGTCGCCCGGCTGCACCTGTTCCAGCGCACCGCCCAATGGGTGCTGCCCAAGCCCGACCACCATGTCCCGCACGCCGAACGCCGGTTGCTGCGCAGCCTTCCGATGGCCGGGCGAGCCCTGCGGGGCGCCGAGTACGCCGCTCTGGAGGCCCTCGGGATCGGCTTCCGGCACCCGTCCCTCCTGCGGGCGGTGCAGAAGGTGGGCGCGCTCCATCTCCGGGCCTCCGTCAGGGATCCTCGACTGCGCCGGGCCCTGACGCCCGACTACACCCTCGGCTGCAAACGGCTGCTGCTGTCGAACACCTACTATCCGGCCCTGACCCGCTCCAACGTCACCGTCCACCCCACCGCCGTCCGGGCCGTCGACGGCCACCGCGTGATCGGTGCGGACGGCAGCACGGCGGACGTGGACACCATCATCCTGGGCACCGGCTTCCACATCCTCGACATGCCGATCGCGGGACGGGTCGTCGACGCCGACGGGGTGAGTCTCGACGACCACTGGAAAGGCAGCCCCGACGCCTACCTCGGCACCACCGTCACGCGCTTCCCCAACGCGTTCCTCCTGCTCGGCCCGCATCTCGGGACCGGCCACTCCTCGGCGTACACCATCCTCGAAGCCCAACTCGCCCATATGACGGGGGCGATACGGCATCTTCGCGCGACCGGCCGGACCACCCTGGAGGTGCGCCCCGAAGTCCAGGCCGCCTTCGGCGCGGAGGTCCAGCAGGCGCTGCCCTCCACCGTCTACAACGCGGGCGGCTGTTCGAGCTACTACCTCGACGGCAACGGCCTCAACAGCTTCAGTTGGCCCTGGTCGACGGGCCGGCTGCGGCGCCGGCTCGCGCACTTCGACCCCGAGGCGTACGACATCGCGTAG